In a genomic window of Leifsonia xyli subsp. cynodontis DSM 46306:
- the pyrR gene encoding bifunctional pyr operon transcriptional regulator/uracil phosphoribosyltransferase PyrR, translating into MTVRTVLQQADISRALTRISHEVLESNRGTDDLAILGIPTRGVVLARRIAESIQRIEPEAVGASADIVGALDVTMYRDDLARNPTRAPQPTSLPGPIDGKTVVLVDDVLFSGRTIRAALDALSDLGRPRAVRLAVLVDRGHRELPIRADFVGKNLPSAASERIFVRLAEVDGEEAVTIEEGGA; encoded by the coding sequence GTGACAGTGCGCACTGTGCTGCAGCAGGCTGACATCTCCCGGGCATTGACTCGGATCTCGCACGAGGTCCTGGAGTCCAACCGGGGCACCGACGATCTGGCGATCCTGGGCATCCCGACGCGCGGCGTCGTGCTCGCCCGGAGGATCGCCGAGAGCATCCAGCGGATCGAGCCGGAGGCGGTCGGGGCGTCCGCTGACATCGTGGGGGCGCTCGATGTGACCATGTATCGAGACGATCTGGCACGGAACCCCACGCGAGCGCCGCAGCCGACCTCGCTGCCGGGGCCGATCGACGGCAAGACCGTGGTGCTGGTGGATGACGTGCTCTTCTCCGGGCGTACCATCCGGGCCGCTTTGGATGCGCTCAGCGATCTGGGGCGGCCGCGGGCGGTCCGGCTGGCGGTGCTGGTCGATCGCGGGCATCGGGAGTTGCCGATCCGGGCCGACTTCGTGGGCAAGAACCTGCCCTCCGCCGCGTCGGAGCGGATCTTCGTGCGGTTGGCCGAGGTGGACGGCGAGGAGGCCGTGACGATCGAGGAGGGCGGCGCATGA
- a CDS encoding aspartate carbamoyltransferase catalytic subunit, giving the protein MRHLLSTKTLGREDAIRLLDVAEDMADVQEREVKKLPTLRGKTVVNLFFEDSTRTRISFEAAAKRLSADVITFSAKGSSVSKGESLKDTAQTLAAMGADAVVVRHHSSGAPQTLAASGWIDAGIVNAGDGTHEHPTQALLDAFTMRRRLHGAGSRGRDLDGVAVTIVGDILHSRVARSNVWLLRTLGAEVTLVAPPTLLPVEVSGWSATIGYDLDAVLADGPDVVMMLRIQAERMNAAFFPTTREYSRRWGLDDERLARLGADSIVMHPGPMNRGLEISAAAADSPRSTVREQVASGVSVRMAALYLLLSGDREV; this is encoded by the coding sequence ATGAGGCACCTGCTGTCGACCAAGACGCTGGGGCGCGAGGACGCGATCCGGCTGCTGGATGTGGCCGAGGACATGGCGGACGTGCAGGAGCGGGAGGTGAAGAAGCTGCCGACGCTGCGGGGGAAGACGGTGGTGAACCTCTTCTTCGAGGACTCGACGCGCACTCGGATCTCGTTCGAGGCGGCGGCGAAGCGGCTCTCGGCGGATGTCATCACTTTCTCGGCGAAAGGGTCGAGCGTGTCCAAGGGCGAGAGCCTGAAGGACACCGCCCAGACGCTCGCGGCGATGGGGGCCGACGCCGTCGTCGTCCGGCACCACTCGTCCGGCGCGCCGCAGACGCTCGCGGCGAGCGGCTGGATCGACGCGGGCATCGTCAACGCGGGCGACGGCACGCACGAGCACCCGACGCAGGCGCTGCTCGACGCGTTCACGATGCGCAGACGGCTGCACGGGGCCGGCTCGCGCGGCCGCGACCTCGACGGGGTCGCCGTGACGATCGTGGGCGACATACTGCACTCCCGCGTGGCGCGCTCGAATGTCTGGCTGCTGCGCACGCTCGGCGCCGAGGTGACGCTGGTCGCCCCGCCGACGCTGCTGCCGGTGGAGGTGTCGGGCTGGTCGGCGACGATCGGCTACGACCTGGACGCGGTGCTGGCCGACGGCCCGGATGTCGTGATGATGCTGCGCATCCAGGCGGAGCGGATGAACGCGGCGTTCTTCCCGACCACGCGGGAGTACTCGCGGCGCTGGGGCCTCGACGACGAACGGCTGGCCCGGCTCGGGGCGGATAGCATTGTGATGCACCCGGGGCCGATGAACCGCGGGCTGGAGATCTCGGCGGCGGCGGCCGACTCGCCGCGCTCGACGGTGAGGGAGCAGGTCGCGAGCGGCGTGTCCGTGCGGATGGCCGCCCTCTACCTTCTGCTGTCCGGCGACCGAGAAGTGTGA
- a CDS encoding dihydroorotase: MSDETFVITGATLADGSRTDLLLSQGRIQETGVGLSAAGATVVDADGLLALPGLVDLHTHLREPGYEQSETVLTGTRAAAAGGFTAVFAMANTSPVADTAGVVEQVLSLGEAAGYATVRPIGAVTVGLEGERLAELGAMADSRARVRVFSDDGRCVSDPLLMRRALEYVKAFDGVIAQHAQEPRLTAGAQMNEGALSGELGLAGWPAVAEESIIARDVLLAEHVGSRLHVCHVSTAGSVDVIRCAKARGIEVTAEVTPHHLLLTEELASGYDARYKVNPPLRRSEDVEALRAGLADGTIDIVATDHAPHPVEAKDCEWDAAAFGMVGLESALSVVQSSVVDTGMLDWADIARVLSAVPARIGRLAGHGTPIEAGAPAELFLYDPAVSREFSVGDLAGKGVNSPYLSMALPGRVVATFHRGYATVLDGRVVDGLGATRG; the protein is encoded by the coding sequence ATGAGCGACGAAACATTTGTGATCACAGGCGCGACGCTGGCCGACGGCTCCCGCACCGACCTGCTCCTCTCCCAGGGCCGCATCCAGGAGACCGGAGTCGGTCTCTCCGCGGCGGGCGCGACCGTGGTGGACGCGGACGGGCTGCTGGCGCTGCCCGGGCTCGTCGACCTGCACACGCACCTCCGCGAGCCGGGCTATGAGCAGAGCGAGACCGTCTTGACCGGAACGCGCGCGGCGGCGGCCGGCGGGTTCACCGCGGTGTTCGCGATGGCGAACACCTCGCCGGTGGCCGACACGGCCGGGGTCGTCGAGCAGGTGCTGAGCCTGGGGGAGGCGGCCGGGTACGCGACCGTGCGCCCGATCGGCGCGGTGACGGTGGGGCTGGAGGGCGAGCGGCTGGCGGAACTCGGCGCGATGGCCGACTCCCGCGCCCGCGTGCGGGTGTTCTCCGACGACGGCAGATGCGTCTCCGACCCGCTGCTGATGCGCCGGGCGCTGGAGTACGTCAAGGCGTTCGACGGCGTGATCGCCCAGCACGCGCAGGAGCCGAGGCTGACGGCCGGGGCGCAGATGAACGAGGGGGCCCTCTCCGGCGAACTCGGGCTGGCCGGCTGGCCGGCGGTGGCCGAGGAGTCCATCATCGCGCGGGATGTGCTGCTCGCCGAACACGTCGGCTCCCGCCTGCACGTCTGCCACGTCTCCACCGCGGGCTCGGTGGATGTCATCCGCTGCGCGAAGGCGCGCGGGATCGAGGTGACCGCCGAGGTCACTCCCCACCATCTGCTGCTGACCGAGGAGCTCGCGAGCGGGTACGACGCCCGCTACAAGGTCAACCCGCCGCTGCGCCGCTCCGAGGACGTCGAGGCGCTGCGCGCGGGGCTCGCGGACGGCACGATCGACATCGTCGCGACCGATCACGCGCCGCATCCCGTCGAGGCGAAGGACTGCGAGTGGGACGCCGCGGCGTTCGGGATGGTCGGGCTGGAGTCCGCGCTCTCGGTCGTGCAGTCGTCGGTGGTCGACACGGGGATGCTCGACTGGGCGGACATCGCCCGGGTGCTCTCGGCGGTCCCCGCGCGCATCGGCCGGCTGGCCGGGCACGGCACGCCGATCGAGGCGGGCGCGCCCGCCGAGCTGTTTCTCTACGACCCGGCGGTCTCGCGAGAGTTCTCCGTCGGCGACCTGGCCGGCAAGGGCGTCAACTCACCGTACCTCTCGATGGCGCTGCCCGGCCGGGTGGTCGCGACTTTCCACCGTGGGTACGCCACGGTGCTGGACGGGAGGGTCGTCGACGGCCTGGGGGCGACGCGTGGATAA
- the carA gene encoding glutamine-hydrolyzing carbamoyl-phosphate synthase small subunit, with protein sequence MGAFDPAVLVLEDGRRYPGRAYGARGRTFGEAVFATGMTGYQETVTDPSYAGQIVLMTAPHIGNTGANDEDMESRRIWVAGFVVREPSRVVSNFRAQRSLDDDLIDEGVVGISGIDTRAVTRHIRSAGAMRAGIFSGEDAELSEGEQLDLVLEGARMTGRSLSAEVSTVEPYTVPAVGERIGSVAVLDLGVKKSTLENLAGRGLDVHVLPQQVSARDVLSLSPAALFFSNGPGDPQASDRHVALLQETLRAGLPYFGICFGNQLLGRALGLGTYKLPFGHRGINQPVLDKRTGRVEITAQNHGFAVEAPIEGTFDSPAGFGRVEVSHFSLNDNVVEGLNCLDLPAFSVQYHPEAAAGPHDANYLFDRFLTMIKDRTATQEGAD encoded by the coding sequence ATGGGCGCATTCGACCCAGCGGTCCTGGTCCTCGAAGACGGCAGACGCTATCCGGGACGGGCCTACGGCGCCCGTGGGCGGACGTTCGGCGAGGCCGTGTTCGCGACCGGGATGACCGGCTACCAGGAGACCGTGACGGACCCGTCCTATGCGGGCCAGATCGTGCTGATGACGGCCCCGCACATCGGGAACACCGGCGCGAACGACGAGGATATGGAGTCCCGCCGGATCTGGGTCGCCGGTTTCGTGGTGCGCGAGCCCAGCCGCGTCGTCTCGAACTTCCGCGCGCAGCGCAGCCTCGACGACGACCTGATCGATGAGGGCGTCGTCGGCATCAGCGGCATCGACACGCGCGCTGTGACGCGCCACATCCGTTCGGCCGGCGCCATGCGCGCCGGCATCTTCTCGGGTGAGGACGCCGAGCTGAGCGAGGGGGAGCAGCTCGACCTCGTGCTCGAGGGAGCCCGGATGACCGGGCGGAGCCTCTCGGCGGAGGTCTCCACGGTCGAGCCCTACACGGTGCCCGCGGTGGGCGAGCGGATCGGCTCGGTCGCCGTGCTCGACCTCGGCGTCAAGAAGTCGACGCTGGAGAACCTCGCGGGCCGCGGCCTCGACGTCCACGTCCTGCCGCAGCAGGTCTCGGCGCGCGATGTGCTGAGTCTGAGTCCGGCCGCGCTGTTCTTCTCGAACGGCCCCGGCGACCCGCAGGCGTCCGATCGGCACGTTGCCCTGCTCCAGGAGACGCTGCGCGCGGGTCTGCCGTACTTCGGCATCTGCTTCGGCAACCAGCTGCTCGGCCGCGCGCTCGGCCTCGGCACGTACAAGCTGCCGTTCGGGCACCGCGGGATCAATCAGCCGGTGCTCGACAAGCGCACGGGCCGCGTGGAGATCACCGCGCAGAACCACGGGTTCGCGGTCGAGGCGCCGATCGAAGGCACCTTCGACTCGCCCGCCGGCTTCGGGCGGGTCGAGGTGAGCCACTTCAGCCTCAACGACAACGTCGTGGAGGGGCTCAACTGCCTCGATCTCCCGGCGTTCAGCGTGCAATACCACCCAGAGGCGGCGGCGGGACCGCACGACGCCAACTACCTGTTCGACCGGTTCCTCACCATGATCAAGGATCGCACCGCAACCCAGGAAGGCGCCGACTGA
- a CDS encoding PH-like domain-containing protein, with amino-acid sequence MDKLLPVLGTLAVVALAFALALAGWRRRVRRDALAGGGYPAPETPAASAATADVLYVATTRAGEHLERLALPGLAYRGKGTVDVSSDGLCLVVAGEQPVFIPASALTGTGPASVAIDRAVEPGGLLRVGWTTSGGVPSDSYFRVVDPALRGSLTVAIDRILPGSASPADTSESEE; translated from the coding sequence GTGGATAAGCTCCTGCCCGTTCTCGGGACACTGGCGGTCGTCGCCCTCGCGTTCGCGCTCGCGCTCGCCGGCTGGCGCCGCCGGGTGCGCCGCGATGCGCTCGCCGGCGGCGGCTACCCCGCTCCGGAGACACCCGCGGCGTCGGCCGCGACGGCCGATGTCCTCTATGTCGCCACCACGAGGGCCGGTGAGCATCTGGAGCGCCTGGCGCTGCCCGGGCTCGCCTACCGGGGCAAGGGCACGGTCGACGTCTCCTCCGACGGGTTGTGCCTCGTCGTCGCGGGGGAGCAGCCGGTGTTCATCCCGGCCTCCGCCCTGACCGGCACCGGTCCGGCGTCGGTCGCGATCGACCGGGCGGTGGAGCCCGGCGGTCTCCTCCGCGTCGGCTGGACGACCTCCGGCGGCGTTCCCTCCGACAGCTACTTCCGGGTCGTGGACCCGGCGCTCCGCGGTTCCCTGACCGTGGCGATCGACAGAATCCTCCCCGGCTCGGCGAGCCCGGCGGACACGAGTGAAAGTGAGGAGTGA